A genomic window from Cucumis melo cultivar AY chromosome 8, USDA_Cmelo_AY_1.0, whole genome shotgun sequence includes:
- the LOC103502889 gene encoding uncharacterized protein LOC103502889 isoform X2: MISTARHSISPDQESVGSGTKRSSVSSGSKCRYRKEFLNRFSDSEIFTAKLEDWFEEISESSRTKKSVFDVPFELIDLQKFDYALEGISFQQLIRMPSPIYASASDGVEATAYLAVEDFLHASVKGLWEAFWSQDQPMPFNVGCLYRDNLKFYPAEKAIASGKIEGLSATGILLKNHRHPHGKWDQIITLAVLSPDIGNLAVDHESCPSLSILGETLFYAIRLLLSRSLSKSNYSPSLSSVFVLLVDSRYGGVIKVEGDLSRLEFDLNNVYECAAEWIKGYATISVSPIDRIWNELGNANWGDIGALQLLFAIFHCIVQFAGVPRHSIEDLAADHSSRLQTRRVERQLGDVRVNGNGLFRFQQQSVSPEIVEVQEDSIKVKSEEIVKLEVGSVLWLEDSNWQKGYQINELLTSGELQFYIASPIEEPGKSLFLYVGSRISQLEAWEDMNLWYQVQRQTRVLTVMKQKGLSSKYLPQLSASGRIIHPGQCRRPSSGGNCDHPWCGTPILVTSPVGETVADMVNGGRFNSEETLKCCHDCLSALSTAASAGIRHGDIRPENVVCVRSGVRWPYFVLIGWGHAILEDRDRPALNLHFSSTFALQEGKLCSASDAESLVYMLYYATGGTFPDLDSVEGALLWRETSWSRRLIQQKLGDMSTVLKAFADYVDSLCGTPYPMDYNIWLRRLKRNIHDEDPGKEIDTSG, from the coding sequence GTATATCACCGGACCAGGAATCAGTGGGTTCTGGGACAAAAAGGTCTAGTGTATCATCGGGAAGCAAGTGTAGATACCGGAAGGAGTTTCTTAACAGATTTTCAGACAGTGAGATCTTCACTGCTAAACTTGAGGATTGGTTCGAAGAAATATCAGAGAGTTCTAGAACCAAAAAGTCTGTTTTTGATGTGCCATTTGAGTTGATTGATTTACAGAAGTTTGACTATGCACTAGAAGGGATTTCATTTCAGCAGCTGATTCGAATGCCCAGCCCTATATATGCTTCTGCCTCTGATGGCGTGGAAGCAACTGCTTATCTTGCTGTTGAAGATTTTCTTCATGCAAGTGTGAAAGGTTTGTGGGAGGCATTTTGGAGTCAAGATCAGCCCATGCCTTTTAATGTTGGCTGCTTATACAGggataatttaaaattttacccGGCTGAGAAGGCAATTGCTAGTGGGAAAATTGAAGGTCTTTCAGCCACTGGCATACTGCTGAAGAATCATCGACATCCCCACGGGAAATGGGACCAAATTATTACGCTTGCTGTACTTAGTCCTGATATTGGAAATCTTGCTGTGGATCATGAGAGCTGCCCTTCTCTGTCTATTTTAGGTGAGACTCTTTTTTATGCTATCCGATTGCTATTGTCAAGAAGCTTGAGCAAATCAAACTATTCACCAAGTTTGAGCTCTGTCTTTGTTCTTCTTGTTGATTCACGGTATGGAGGAGTTATTAAAGTTGAAGGAGATTTAAGTAGGTTGGAGTTTGACCTGAATAATGTGTATGAATGTGCTGCTGAATGGATAAAAGGATATGCTACAATATCAGTTTCTCCGATTGATAGGATCTGGAACGAGCTTGGAAATGCAAACTGGGGAGATATTGGGGCATTGCAGTTGCTTTTTGCAATCTTCCATTGTATTGTTCAATTTGCAGGAGTTCCCAGGCACTCGATTGAAGATCTAGCTGCGGATCATAGTTCTCGTTTGCAAACTAGAAGAGTGGAGAGGCAGTTGGGAGATGTCAGAGTGAATGGAAATGGCTTGTTTAGGTTTCAACAACAAAGTGTTTCCCCTGAAATTGTTGAAGTTCAAGAAGATTCGATCAAAGTTAAGTCCGAAGAGATAGTAAAGTTAGAAGTAGGATCCGTGCTGTGGTTGGAGGATTCAAACTGGCAAAAGGGTTATCAGATTAATGAACTCCTGACTTCTGGGGAGCTTCAATTTTATATAGCTTCTCCTATCGAAGAACCTGGAAAGAGTCTGTTTCTTTATGTTGGATCTCGAATTTCTCAGCTAGAAGCATGGGAAGATATGAACTTGTGGTATCAAGTGCAGAGGCAGACCAGGGTGCTAACTGTAATGAAACAGAAAGGTCTATCTAGTAAGTACCTACCTCAGTTAAGTGCATCTGGGAGGATTATTCATCCTGGTCAGTGTCGTAGACCTAGCTCAGGTGGCAACTGTGACCACCCTTGGTGTGGCACACCCATTCTTGTTACCAGCCCAGTTGGTGAAACGGTAGCTGACATGGTTAATGGAGGTAGATTCAATTCAGAAGAAACATTAAAGTGCTGCCATGACTGCTTGTCTGCACTCTCAACTGCAGCTTCAGCTGGAATTCGTCATGGTGACATCAGGCCGGAGAACGTGGTTTGTGTGAGATCTGGTGTAAGATGGCCTTATTTTGTTCTTATTGGCTGGGGACATGCAATTCTTGAAGACAGGGACCGTCCTGCTTTGAATCTTCACTTCTCGTCCACTTTTGCACTACAAGAGGGGAAACTCTGCTCGGCCTCAGATGCAGAAAGCCTAGTTTATATGCTCTATTATGCCACTGGTGGCACTTTTCCTGATTTGGATTCTGTTGAGGGGGCACTATTGTGGAGAGAGACCTCTTGGTCTAGGAGATTAATCCAGCAGAAGCTTGGTGATATGTCTACGGTTCTAAAAGCATTTGCCGACTATGTCGATAGTCTATGTGGAACACCATATCCAATGGACTACAACATCTGGTTAAGAAGGTTGAAGAGAAATATTCACGATGAAGACCCAGGGAAGGAAATTGATACGTCAGGCTAG
- the LOC103502889 gene encoding uncharacterized protein LOC103502889 isoform X1, translating to MISTARHSRGLYLLDDNASSSRISRTSLLSSYFTTSEKDLMLWHFHLGISPDQESVGSGTKRSSVSSGSKCRYRKEFLNRFSDSEIFTAKLEDWFEEISESSRTKKSVFDVPFELIDLQKFDYALEGISFQQLIRMPSPIYASASDGVEATAYLAVEDFLHASVKGLWEAFWSQDQPMPFNVGCLYRDNLKFYPAEKAIASGKIEGLSATGILLKNHRHPHGKWDQIITLAVLSPDIGNLAVDHESCPSLSILGETLFYAIRLLLSRSLSKSNYSPSLSSVFVLLVDSRYGGVIKVEGDLSRLEFDLNNVYECAAEWIKGYATISVSPIDRIWNELGNANWGDIGALQLLFAIFHCIVQFAGVPRHSIEDLAADHSSRLQTRRVERQLGDVRVNGNGLFRFQQQSVSPEIVEVQEDSIKVKSEEIVKLEVGSVLWLEDSNWQKGYQINELLTSGELQFYIASPIEEPGKSLFLYVGSRISQLEAWEDMNLWYQVQRQTRVLTVMKQKGLSSKYLPQLSASGRIIHPGQCRRPSSGGNCDHPWCGTPILVTSPVGETVADMVNGGRFNSEETLKCCHDCLSALSTAASAGIRHGDIRPENVVCVRSGVRWPYFVLIGWGHAILEDRDRPALNLHFSSTFALQEGKLCSASDAESLVYMLYYATGGTFPDLDSVEGALLWRETSWSRRLIQQKLGDMSTVLKAFADYVDSLCGTPYPMDYNIWLRRLKRNIHDEDPGKEIDTSG from the coding sequence GTATATCACCGGACCAGGAATCAGTGGGTTCTGGGACAAAAAGGTCTAGTGTATCATCGGGAAGCAAGTGTAGATACCGGAAGGAGTTTCTTAACAGATTTTCAGACAGTGAGATCTTCACTGCTAAACTTGAGGATTGGTTCGAAGAAATATCAGAGAGTTCTAGAACCAAAAAGTCTGTTTTTGATGTGCCATTTGAGTTGATTGATTTACAGAAGTTTGACTATGCACTAGAAGGGATTTCATTTCAGCAGCTGATTCGAATGCCCAGCCCTATATATGCTTCTGCCTCTGATGGCGTGGAAGCAACTGCTTATCTTGCTGTTGAAGATTTTCTTCATGCAAGTGTGAAAGGTTTGTGGGAGGCATTTTGGAGTCAAGATCAGCCCATGCCTTTTAATGTTGGCTGCTTATACAGggataatttaaaattttacccGGCTGAGAAGGCAATTGCTAGTGGGAAAATTGAAGGTCTTTCAGCCACTGGCATACTGCTGAAGAATCATCGACATCCCCACGGGAAATGGGACCAAATTATTACGCTTGCTGTACTTAGTCCTGATATTGGAAATCTTGCTGTGGATCATGAGAGCTGCCCTTCTCTGTCTATTTTAGGTGAGACTCTTTTTTATGCTATCCGATTGCTATTGTCAAGAAGCTTGAGCAAATCAAACTATTCACCAAGTTTGAGCTCTGTCTTTGTTCTTCTTGTTGATTCACGGTATGGAGGAGTTATTAAAGTTGAAGGAGATTTAAGTAGGTTGGAGTTTGACCTGAATAATGTGTATGAATGTGCTGCTGAATGGATAAAAGGATATGCTACAATATCAGTTTCTCCGATTGATAGGATCTGGAACGAGCTTGGAAATGCAAACTGGGGAGATATTGGGGCATTGCAGTTGCTTTTTGCAATCTTCCATTGTATTGTTCAATTTGCAGGAGTTCCCAGGCACTCGATTGAAGATCTAGCTGCGGATCATAGTTCTCGTTTGCAAACTAGAAGAGTGGAGAGGCAGTTGGGAGATGTCAGAGTGAATGGAAATGGCTTGTTTAGGTTTCAACAACAAAGTGTTTCCCCTGAAATTGTTGAAGTTCAAGAAGATTCGATCAAAGTTAAGTCCGAAGAGATAGTAAAGTTAGAAGTAGGATCCGTGCTGTGGTTGGAGGATTCAAACTGGCAAAAGGGTTATCAGATTAATGAACTCCTGACTTCTGGGGAGCTTCAATTTTATATAGCTTCTCCTATCGAAGAACCTGGAAAGAGTCTGTTTCTTTATGTTGGATCTCGAATTTCTCAGCTAGAAGCATGGGAAGATATGAACTTGTGGTATCAAGTGCAGAGGCAGACCAGGGTGCTAACTGTAATGAAACAGAAAGGTCTATCTAGTAAGTACCTACCTCAGTTAAGTGCATCTGGGAGGATTATTCATCCTGGTCAGTGTCGTAGACCTAGCTCAGGTGGCAACTGTGACCACCCTTGGTGTGGCACACCCATTCTTGTTACCAGCCCAGTTGGTGAAACGGTAGCTGACATGGTTAATGGAGGTAGATTCAATTCAGAAGAAACATTAAAGTGCTGCCATGACTGCTTGTCTGCACTCTCAACTGCAGCTTCAGCTGGAATTCGTCATGGTGACATCAGGCCGGAGAACGTGGTTTGTGTGAGATCTGGTGTAAGATGGCCTTATTTTGTTCTTATTGGCTGGGGACATGCAATTCTTGAAGACAGGGACCGTCCTGCTTTGAATCTTCACTTCTCGTCCACTTTTGCACTACAAGAGGGGAAACTCTGCTCGGCCTCAGATGCAGAAAGCCTAGTTTATATGCTCTATTATGCCACTGGTGGCACTTTTCCTGATTTGGATTCTGTTGAGGGGGCACTATTGTGGAGAGAGACCTCTTGGTCTAGGAGATTAATCCAGCAGAAGCTTGGTGATATGTCTACGGTTCTAAAAGCATTTGCCGACTATGTCGATAGTCTATGTGGAACACCATATCCAATGGACTACAACATCTGGTTAAGAAGGTTGAAGAGAAATATTCACGATGAAGACCCAGGGAAGGAAATTGATACGTCAGGCTAG
- the LOC103502889 gene encoding uncharacterized protein LOC103502889 isoform X3 → MLLDSQLHISSMEGISPDQESVGSGTKRSSVSSGSKCRYRKEFLNRFSDSEIFTAKLEDWFEEISESSRTKKSVFDVPFELIDLQKFDYALEGISFQQLIRMPSPIYASASDGVEATAYLAVEDFLHASVKGLWEAFWSQDQPMPFNVGCLYRDNLKFYPAEKAIASGKIEGLSATGILLKNHRHPHGKWDQIITLAVLSPDIGNLAVDHESCPSLSILGETLFYAIRLLLSRSLSKSNYSPSLSSVFVLLVDSRYGGVIKVEGDLSRLEFDLNNVYECAAEWIKGYATISVSPIDRIWNELGNANWGDIGALQLLFAIFHCIVQFAGVPRHSIEDLAADHSSRLQTRRVERQLGDVRVNGNGLFRFQQQSVSPEIVEVQEDSIKVKSEEIVKLEVGSVLWLEDSNWQKGYQINELLTSGELQFYIASPIEEPGKSLFLYVGSRISQLEAWEDMNLWYQVQRQTRVLTVMKQKGLSSKYLPQLSASGRIIHPGQCRRPSSGGNCDHPWCGTPILVTSPVGETVADMVNGGRFNSEETLKCCHDCLSALSTAASAGIRHGDIRPENVVCVRSGVRWPYFVLIGWGHAILEDRDRPALNLHFSSTFALQEGKLCSASDAESLVYMLYYATGGTFPDLDSVEGALLWRETSWSRRLIQQKLGDMSTVLKAFADYVDSLCGTPYPMDYNIWLRRLKRNIHDEDPGKEIDTSG, encoded by the coding sequence GTATATCACCGGACCAGGAATCAGTGGGTTCTGGGACAAAAAGGTCTAGTGTATCATCGGGAAGCAAGTGTAGATACCGGAAGGAGTTTCTTAACAGATTTTCAGACAGTGAGATCTTCACTGCTAAACTTGAGGATTGGTTCGAAGAAATATCAGAGAGTTCTAGAACCAAAAAGTCTGTTTTTGATGTGCCATTTGAGTTGATTGATTTACAGAAGTTTGACTATGCACTAGAAGGGATTTCATTTCAGCAGCTGATTCGAATGCCCAGCCCTATATATGCTTCTGCCTCTGATGGCGTGGAAGCAACTGCTTATCTTGCTGTTGAAGATTTTCTTCATGCAAGTGTGAAAGGTTTGTGGGAGGCATTTTGGAGTCAAGATCAGCCCATGCCTTTTAATGTTGGCTGCTTATACAGggataatttaaaattttacccGGCTGAGAAGGCAATTGCTAGTGGGAAAATTGAAGGTCTTTCAGCCACTGGCATACTGCTGAAGAATCATCGACATCCCCACGGGAAATGGGACCAAATTATTACGCTTGCTGTACTTAGTCCTGATATTGGAAATCTTGCTGTGGATCATGAGAGCTGCCCTTCTCTGTCTATTTTAGGTGAGACTCTTTTTTATGCTATCCGATTGCTATTGTCAAGAAGCTTGAGCAAATCAAACTATTCACCAAGTTTGAGCTCTGTCTTTGTTCTTCTTGTTGATTCACGGTATGGAGGAGTTATTAAAGTTGAAGGAGATTTAAGTAGGTTGGAGTTTGACCTGAATAATGTGTATGAATGTGCTGCTGAATGGATAAAAGGATATGCTACAATATCAGTTTCTCCGATTGATAGGATCTGGAACGAGCTTGGAAATGCAAACTGGGGAGATATTGGGGCATTGCAGTTGCTTTTTGCAATCTTCCATTGTATTGTTCAATTTGCAGGAGTTCCCAGGCACTCGATTGAAGATCTAGCTGCGGATCATAGTTCTCGTTTGCAAACTAGAAGAGTGGAGAGGCAGTTGGGAGATGTCAGAGTGAATGGAAATGGCTTGTTTAGGTTTCAACAACAAAGTGTTTCCCCTGAAATTGTTGAAGTTCAAGAAGATTCGATCAAAGTTAAGTCCGAAGAGATAGTAAAGTTAGAAGTAGGATCCGTGCTGTGGTTGGAGGATTCAAACTGGCAAAAGGGTTATCAGATTAATGAACTCCTGACTTCTGGGGAGCTTCAATTTTATATAGCTTCTCCTATCGAAGAACCTGGAAAGAGTCTGTTTCTTTATGTTGGATCTCGAATTTCTCAGCTAGAAGCATGGGAAGATATGAACTTGTGGTATCAAGTGCAGAGGCAGACCAGGGTGCTAACTGTAATGAAACAGAAAGGTCTATCTAGTAAGTACCTACCTCAGTTAAGTGCATCTGGGAGGATTATTCATCCTGGTCAGTGTCGTAGACCTAGCTCAGGTGGCAACTGTGACCACCCTTGGTGTGGCACACCCATTCTTGTTACCAGCCCAGTTGGTGAAACGGTAGCTGACATGGTTAATGGAGGTAGATTCAATTCAGAAGAAACATTAAAGTGCTGCCATGACTGCTTGTCTGCACTCTCAACTGCAGCTTCAGCTGGAATTCGTCATGGTGACATCAGGCCGGAGAACGTGGTTTGTGTGAGATCTGGTGTAAGATGGCCTTATTTTGTTCTTATTGGCTGGGGACATGCAATTCTTGAAGACAGGGACCGTCCTGCTTTGAATCTTCACTTCTCGTCCACTTTTGCACTACAAGAGGGGAAACTCTGCTCGGCCTCAGATGCAGAAAGCCTAGTTTATATGCTCTATTATGCCACTGGTGGCACTTTTCCTGATTTGGATTCTGTTGAGGGGGCACTATTGTGGAGAGAGACCTCTTGGTCTAGGAGATTAATCCAGCAGAAGCTTGGTGATATGTCTACGGTTCTAAAAGCATTTGCCGACTATGTCGATAGTCTATGTGGAACACCATATCCAATGGACTACAACATCTGGTTAAGAAGGTTGAAGAGAAATATTCACGATGAAGACCCAGGGAAGGAAATTGATACGTCAGGCTAG
- the LOC103502889 gene encoding uncharacterized protein LOC103502889 isoform X4 has translation MPSPIYASASDGVEATAYLAVEDFLHASVKGLWEAFWSQDQPMPFNVGCLYRDNLKFYPAEKAIASGKIEGLSATGILLKNHRHPHGKWDQIITLAVLSPDIGNLAVDHESCPSLSILGETLFYAIRLLLSRSLSKSNYSPSLSSVFVLLVDSRYGGVIKVEGDLSRLEFDLNNVYECAAEWIKGYATISVSPIDRIWNELGNANWGDIGALQLLFAIFHCIVQFAGVPRHSIEDLAADHSSRLQTRRVERQLGDVRVNGNGLFRFQQQSVSPEIVEVQEDSIKVKSEEIVKLEVGSVLWLEDSNWQKGYQINELLTSGELQFYIASPIEEPGKSLFLYVGSRISQLEAWEDMNLWYQVQRQTRVLTVMKQKGLSSKYLPQLSASGRIIHPGQCRRPSSGGNCDHPWCGTPILVTSPVGETVADMVNGGRFNSEETLKCCHDCLSALSTAASAGIRHGDIRPENVVCVRSGVRWPYFVLIGWGHAILEDRDRPALNLHFSSTFALQEGKLCSASDAESLVYMLYYATGGTFPDLDSVEGALLWRETSWSRRLIQQKLGDMSTVLKAFADYVDSLCGTPYPMDYNIWLRRLKRNIHDEDPGKEIDTSG, from the coding sequence ATGCCCAGCCCTATATATGCTTCTGCCTCTGATGGCGTGGAAGCAACTGCTTATCTTGCTGTTGAAGATTTTCTTCATGCAAGTGTGAAAGGTTTGTGGGAGGCATTTTGGAGTCAAGATCAGCCCATGCCTTTTAATGTTGGCTGCTTATACAGggataatttaaaattttacccGGCTGAGAAGGCAATTGCTAGTGGGAAAATTGAAGGTCTTTCAGCCACTGGCATACTGCTGAAGAATCATCGACATCCCCACGGGAAATGGGACCAAATTATTACGCTTGCTGTACTTAGTCCTGATATTGGAAATCTTGCTGTGGATCATGAGAGCTGCCCTTCTCTGTCTATTTTAGGTGAGACTCTTTTTTATGCTATCCGATTGCTATTGTCAAGAAGCTTGAGCAAATCAAACTATTCACCAAGTTTGAGCTCTGTCTTTGTTCTTCTTGTTGATTCACGGTATGGAGGAGTTATTAAAGTTGAAGGAGATTTAAGTAGGTTGGAGTTTGACCTGAATAATGTGTATGAATGTGCTGCTGAATGGATAAAAGGATATGCTACAATATCAGTTTCTCCGATTGATAGGATCTGGAACGAGCTTGGAAATGCAAACTGGGGAGATATTGGGGCATTGCAGTTGCTTTTTGCAATCTTCCATTGTATTGTTCAATTTGCAGGAGTTCCCAGGCACTCGATTGAAGATCTAGCTGCGGATCATAGTTCTCGTTTGCAAACTAGAAGAGTGGAGAGGCAGTTGGGAGATGTCAGAGTGAATGGAAATGGCTTGTTTAGGTTTCAACAACAAAGTGTTTCCCCTGAAATTGTTGAAGTTCAAGAAGATTCGATCAAAGTTAAGTCCGAAGAGATAGTAAAGTTAGAAGTAGGATCCGTGCTGTGGTTGGAGGATTCAAACTGGCAAAAGGGTTATCAGATTAATGAACTCCTGACTTCTGGGGAGCTTCAATTTTATATAGCTTCTCCTATCGAAGAACCTGGAAAGAGTCTGTTTCTTTATGTTGGATCTCGAATTTCTCAGCTAGAAGCATGGGAAGATATGAACTTGTGGTATCAAGTGCAGAGGCAGACCAGGGTGCTAACTGTAATGAAACAGAAAGGTCTATCTAGTAAGTACCTACCTCAGTTAAGTGCATCTGGGAGGATTATTCATCCTGGTCAGTGTCGTAGACCTAGCTCAGGTGGCAACTGTGACCACCCTTGGTGTGGCACACCCATTCTTGTTACCAGCCCAGTTGGTGAAACGGTAGCTGACATGGTTAATGGAGGTAGATTCAATTCAGAAGAAACATTAAAGTGCTGCCATGACTGCTTGTCTGCACTCTCAACTGCAGCTTCAGCTGGAATTCGTCATGGTGACATCAGGCCGGAGAACGTGGTTTGTGTGAGATCTGGTGTAAGATGGCCTTATTTTGTTCTTATTGGCTGGGGACATGCAATTCTTGAAGACAGGGACCGTCCTGCTTTGAATCTTCACTTCTCGTCCACTTTTGCACTACAAGAGGGGAAACTCTGCTCGGCCTCAGATGCAGAAAGCCTAGTTTATATGCTCTATTATGCCACTGGTGGCACTTTTCCTGATTTGGATTCTGTTGAGGGGGCACTATTGTGGAGAGAGACCTCTTGGTCTAGGAGATTAATCCAGCAGAAGCTTGGTGATATGTCTACGGTTCTAAAAGCATTTGCCGACTATGTCGATAGTCTATGTGGAACACCATATCCAATGGACTACAACATCTGGTTAAGAAGGTTGAAGAGAAATATTCACGATGAAGACCCAGGGAAGGAAATTGATACGTCAGGCTAG